From one Lineus longissimus chromosome 3, tnLinLong1.2, whole genome shotgun sequence genomic stretch:
- the LOC135484143 gene encoding putative FERM domain-containing protein FRMD8P1 isoform X2: MELENRKREELDYPPDHADLAEPQNVDLACSQDTDMLMASTATAMMRGRSLEMCIYLMDKTGLQFVVEDGRRSKAEELQEMVIQDIGISEEAREIFSLWLMSPLLEIQLKPHHCPFKITCQWDELLMKFTNATEEQVERDEPILMLRRQVFVPREREKYISDPEIVRLLYSEACTNIVEGRYPVEPRDYHRFAGMQACIQFGMYNQAVHTTKFYKDNVEDFYPDHVCKKSWSIPGMRHKRSTVEAWAHEHREISMAYTGERPEEKQAIRLMYLQDCQKLPYYGGAIFHGQVEKPSGALGKVTGSHDLHVNVAINRDGVFVIDKEKVTSLLGLLYKDLSWDYAEPEDATNRDRLPCLFLQFKGDEPADEKASLVLQVFSRQAVMMDALIEACVRAIMEQQQREAGSRDHVDGPASAAPLQEQIAAKLKSNTNTCMSNKLKRLCLSTVNAQGDRLK, encoded by the exons GAGTTGGACTATCCTCCGGACCACGCTGACCTGGCAGAACCTCAAAATGTGGACCTTGCATGCAGCCAGGATACAGATATGTTGATGG CATCCACTGCCACAGCAATGATGAGAGGTCGAT CTTTAGAGATGTGCATCTACCTGATGGACAAGACAGGGTTGCAATTTGTGGTTGAAGATGGCAGACGTTCGAAGGCTGAGGAGCTGCAAGAAatggtcatacaggacattggCATATCCGAGGAGGCGAGAGAAATCTTCTCGTTGTGGCTTATGTCACCTTTGTTAG agaTCCAGCTGAAGCCCCATCACTGTCCATTCAAGATCACATGTCAGTGGGACGAGCTTCTCATGAAATTCACCAATGCAACTGAAGAGCAGGTAGAGAGAGATGAGCCCATCTTGATGTTGAGGAGGCAGGTTTTCGTGCCgagagaaagagaaaaatat ATTTCAGACCCGGAGATTGTGCGTCTGCTTTATTCTGAAGCATGTACGAATATCGTTGAGGGACGATATCCCGTGGAACCGAGAGACTACCACAGGTTTGCAGGAATGCAGGCTTGTATACAGTTCGGAATGTACAATCAAGCTGTGCATACAACAAAGTTTTATAA AGACAATGTGGAAGACTTCTATCCCGACCATGTGTGTAAAAAGTCTTGGTCCATTCCCGGGATGAGACACAAACGATCGACAGTCGAGGCATGGGCACATGAACACCGCGAAATATCTATGGCATATACTGGTGAAAGACCAGAAGAAAAACAAGCGATACGACTCATGTACCTGCAGGACTGTCAGAAATTACCATATTATGG AGGTGCCATATTCCACGGCCAAGTCGAGAAGCCGTCTGGTGCATTAGGAAAGGTCACGGGATCACATGACTTACATGTGAATGTTGCAATAAACAGAGACGGAGTTTTTGTAATCGACAAAGAAAAAGTG ACCTCACTGCTTGGTTTGCTCTATAAAGACTTATCATGGGACTATGCAGAACCAGAAGATGCAACGAACAGGGATCGTCTGCCGTGTTTATTCCTACAGTTCAAAGGCGACGAGCCGGCAGATGAGAAAGCGTCGCTTGTTTTACAAGTCTTCTCGCGTCAG GCTGTGATGATGGATGCATTGATTGAAGCATGTGTAAGGGCTATTATGGAGCAACAGCAGCGGGAGGCTGGCAGCAGAGATCATGTGGATGGTCCGGCGTCTGCTGCACCTCTTCAGG AGCAAATAGCGGCCAAACTGAAATCAAACACGAACACGTGCATGTCCAATAAACTCAAGCGGCTTTGCCTGTCTACAGTCAATGCTCAAG GAGATAGACTAAAGTAA
- the LOC135484143 gene encoding putative FERM domain-containing protein FRMD8P1 isoform X1 — protein MELENRKREELDYPPDHADLAEPQNVDLACSQDTDMLMASTATAMMRGRSLEMCIYLMDKTGLQFVVEDGRRSKAEELQEMVIQDIGISEEAREIFSLWLMSPLLEIQLKPHHCPFKITCQWDELLMKFTNATEEQVERDEPILMLRRQVFVPREREKYISDPEIVRLLYSEACTNIVEGRYPVEPRDYHRFAGMQACIQFGMYNQAVHTTKFYKDNVEDFYPDHVCKKSWSIPGMRHKRSTVEAWAHEHREISMAYTGERPEEKQAIRLMYLQDCQKLPYYGGAIFHGQVEKPSGALGKVTGSHDLHVNVAINRDGVFVIDKEKVTSLLGLLYKDLSWDYAEPEDATNRDRLPCLFLQFKGDEPADEKASLVLQVFSRQAVMMDALIEACVRAIMEQQQREAGSRDHVDGPASAAPLQEQIAAKLKSNTNTCMSNKLKRLCLSTVNAQGMARKWRSKAQASVSVVT, from the exons GAGTTGGACTATCCTCCGGACCACGCTGACCTGGCAGAACCTCAAAATGTGGACCTTGCATGCAGCCAGGATACAGATATGTTGATGG CATCCACTGCCACAGCAATGATGAGAGGTCGAT CTTTAGAGATGTGCATCTACCTGATGGACAAGACAGGGTTGCAATTTGTGGTTGAAGATGGCAGACGTTCGAAGGCTGAGGAGCTGCAAGAAatggtcatacaggacattggCATATCCGAGGAGGCGAGAGAAATCTTCTCGTTGTGGCTTATGTCACCTTTGTTAG agaTCCAGCTGAAGCCCCATCACTGTCCATTCAAGATCACATGTCAGTGGGACGAGCTTCTCATGAAATTCACCAATGCAACTGAAGAGCAGGTAGAGAGAGATGAGCCCATCTTGATGTTGAGGAGGCAGGTTTTCGTGCCgagagaaagagaaaaatat ATTTCAGACCCGGAGATTGTGCGTCTGCTTTATTCTGAAGCATGTACGAATATCGTTGAGGGACGATATCCCGTGGAACCGAGAGACTACCACAGGTTTGCAGGAATGCAGGCTTGTATACAGTTCGGAATGTACAATCAAGCTGTGCATACAACAAAGTTTTATAA AGACAATGTGGAAGACTTCTATCCCGACCATGTGTGTAAAAAGTCTTGGTCCATTCCCGGGATGAGACACAAACGATCGACAGTCGAGGCATGGGCACATGAACACCGCGAAATATCTATGGCATATACTGGTGAAAGACCAGAAGAAAAACAAGCGATACGACTCATGTACCTGCAGGACTGTCAGAAATTACCATATTATGG AGGTGCCATATTCCACGGCCAAGTCGAGAAGCCGTCTGGTGCATTAGGAAAGGTCACGGGATCACATGACTTACATGTGAATGTTGCAATAAACAGAGACGGAGTTTTTGTAATCGACAAAGAAAAAGTG ACCTCACTGCTTGGTTTGCTCTATAAAGACTTATCATGGGACTATGCAGAACCAGAAGATGCAACGAACAGGGATCGTCTGCCGTGTTTATTCCTACAGTTCAAAGGCGACGAGCCGGCAGATGAGAAAGCGTCGCTTGTTTTACAAGTCTTCTCGCGTCAG GCTGTGATGATGGATGCATTGATTGAAGCATGTGTAAGGGCTATTATGGAGCAACAGCAGCGGGAGGCTGGCAGCAGAGATCATGTGGATGGTCCGGCGTCTGCTGCACCTCTTCAGG AGCAAATAGCGGCCAAACTGAAATCAAACACGAACACGTGCATGTCCAATAAACTCAAGCGGCTTTGCCTGTCTACAGTCAATGCTCAAGGTATGGCCCGAAAGTGGAGAAGCAAGGCACAGGCTTCCGTTTCTGTCGTGACGTAG
- the LOC135484143 gene encoding putative FERM domain-containing protein FRMD8P1 isoform X3 — translation MELENRKREELDYPPDHADLAEPQNVDLACSQDTDMLMASTATAMMRGRSLEMCIYLMDKTGLQFVVEDGRRSKAEELQEMVIQDIGISEEAREIFSLWLMSPLLEIQLKPHHCPFKITCQWDELLMKFTNATEEQVERDEPILMLRRQVFVPREREKYISDPEIVRLLYSEACTNIVEGRYPVEPRDYHRFAGMQACIQFGMYNQAVHTTKFYKDNVEDFYPDHVCKKSWSIPGMRHKRSTVEAWAHEHREISMAYTGERPEEKQAIRLMYLQDCQKLPYYGGAIFHGQVEKPSGALGKVTGSHDLHVNVAINRDGVFVIDKEKVTSLLGLLYKDLSWDYAEPEDATNRDRLPCLFLQFKGDEPADEKASLVLQVFSRQAVMMDALIEACVRAIMEQQQREAGSRDHVDGPASAAPLQAPFRSFVRLGSFFSKNVGSDPEE, via the exons GAGTTGGACTATCCTCCGGACCACGCTGACCTGGCAGAACCTCAAAATGTGGACCTTGCATGCAGCCAGGATACAGATATGTTGATGG CATCCACTGCCACAGCAATGATGAGAGGTCGAT CTTTAGAGATGTGCATCTACCTGATGGACAAGACAGGGTTGCAATTTGTGGTTGAAGATGGCAGACGTTCGAAGGCTGAGGAGCTGCAAGAAatggtcatacaggacattggCATATCCGAGGAGGCGAGAGAAATCTTCTCGTTGTGGCTTATGTCACCTTTGTTAG agaTCCAGCTGAAGCCCCATCACTGTCCATTCAAGATCACATGTCAGTGGGACGAGCTTCTCATGAAATTCACCAATGCAACTGAAGAGCAGGTAGAGAGAGATGAGCCCATCTTGATGTTGAGGAGGCAGGTTTTCGTGCCgagagaaagagaaaaatat ATTTCAGACCCGGAGATTGTGCGTCTGCTTTATTCTGAAGCATGTACGAATATCGTTGAGGGACGATATCCCGTGGAACCGAGAGACTACCACAGGTTTGCAGGAATGCAGGCTTGTATACAGTTCGGAATGTACAATCAAGCTGTGCATACAACAAAGTTTTATAA AGACAATGTGGAAGACTTCTATCCCGACCATGTGTGTAAAAAGTCTTGGTCCATTCCCGGGATGAGACACAAACGATCGACAGTCGAGGCATGGGCACATGAACACCGCGAAATATCTATGGCATATACTGGTGAAAGACCAGAAGAAAAACAAGCGATACGACTCATGTACCTGCAGGACTGTCAGAAATTACCATATTATGG AGGTGCCATATTCCACGGCCAAGTCGAGAAGCCGTCTGGTGCATTAGGAAAGGTCACGGGATCACATGACTTACATGTGAATGTTGCAATAAACAGAGACGGAGTTTTTGTAATCGACAAAGAAAAAGTG ACCTCACTGCTTGGTTTGCTCTATAAAGACTTATCATGGGACTATGCAGAACCAGAAGATGCAACGAACAGGGATCGTCTGCCGTGTTTATTCCTACAGTTCAAAGGCGACGAGCCGGCAGATGAGAAAGCGTCGCTTGTTTTACAAGTCTTCTCGCGTCAG GCTGTGATGATGGATGCATTGATTGAAGCATGTGTAAGGGCTATTATGGAGCAACAGCAGCGGGAGGCTGGCAGCAGAGATCATGTGGATGGTCCGGCGTCTGCTGCACCTCTTCAGG CCCCATTCAGGTCATTCGTACGACTCGGATCATTTTTTAGCAAAAACGTGGGCTCAGACCCAGAAGAGTGA